A region of the Pygocentrus nattereri isolate fPygNat1 chromosome 27, fPygNat1.pri, whole genome shotgun sequence genome:
tgtctgtataaaGACCTGTACCAAGTATAGTACACATTTTTGGCACAAAATTATTACTTTCATAGAACTTTCTTATAACAAACATTCTTAATATTCTTATACTACTTATTCCTATATTTTGGTGCCATTTAATGAGTAATGCAGTTAATACATGCACTAAAGTGTATGCTGTATAGTTAAAAATAATCAAGAGAGAACAGAAGCTCTCAGTGAATAAATGCACATTATTATTCTGTATTTCACACTGATAAGTGTAGATTTATAAGTATGTTTTGTACAGCATAAATAATTCATTATGCCTAGaaagccattcatttttccctttAAATTAGCATCtctaaaaataattttgttcattttgttgtgGTCATTTTATTACAGTGACCATGCTatattgattttgtttttactttgttatttttttatgattGCATtacaataaatgtcattttatgcTTAATTATACAGAGTTTAGAAGGGTGTAGGTTTATGAAAAGACAAGTGAGCTATtcttgtgttttaaaaaatagtttagCTTGAGTCTGCAGCCTTTACCCATTGACAGAAGAAAACCAATTAGAAATGGCATGGTGACACTCCACAGTATAGTGTGGTTGAATTGTTAGTCTTTAGAGGTATACTATATATGTTTTGAAAAGttacaaaaatatgtaaatgagaaatTATTATTAACTGTATTATATGTAGTCTGATCTCTGTGATTCAAACTATATTGCTATGGTACAGACTGTTTTCTCAAGCCATGGCACTGGATAGGAAAACTATGTTACCATGGATACCATTCCACTCATATTCTATTGCCATGGTTACAGCTGTTCTCTAACTGTATCACCATGGTAACAATTGTCCTTTCGCCCACAGGGATAACACAAAACATGGCTGAAGCAACTGAGATGGTAAGAACAACTATACTATCACCAAAAATTGTGATAGGGACTGTTAAATTGTTTATCTTTCATGATAATTACATTGACTACATAGGTGTTCATATTATTTTGTGTCTTACTTCACAGAACATTTCCTGATAATTTCCAGTGACTTCTGTGAATCTGTGAAGCCCCTGTTTATTGGAAGATTTGCACTCACTCACCCAGCAAGGAGTTACACCTTGAAAGTGAGATTGGGCTGGGTCAGTGTCTTCACTGTGCCACATAGGCTGTAAGATATTTGCTGCCTAAGGGAGAGTAGCCCTAGGGGACACAGATTGGAGGACGCCATATACATACATTAGTATAGACATTGACTTTCGGGGTAATGAGCCGACTATCAGGACGTCTGCGCTCTGGAGGTGTGCGTTTGGCCTGTGAAACACCGGTCGAGGAGGACTGCAGTGAGTCTGAAGGCTCTTGGATGGGAGATGTAGCTCCTGGAGTCACTTCAGCAGGGCCTATTGACTCTGGCCAGGCCACTTCACTACACTATGGATTTTATTCACCTCCTTCACTGGCTAATGGTCTGCGAAACCACGATGACCAGTTTCAGCGCCGAGCAAGGAGACGCAGACAAATGGACCATGTGGAACAAATACACACGCATGAACAAGTGCACATTCAGCAACACACGcagatgcacacacaccagCAAACACATTTACTCGAGCAGAACACTCGAATGGGACATTCAAATACACATctacagtctcacacacacattcagttgGATGACCACATGCAGACGAACACAGATGTACTAATGCACAAGCACACACGTACAGAGATGGACAGATGCATAGATTCCAGCTCCTCAGTCATGGAGCAGGACACATCTCTTGTTCCAGAGGACTTGTCTGTTACTCACAAGACTGAAAAATACACCCCCTCTGCCCGTTCAACATATCCTTTGCAAACTAGCCAACCCACACAAACGTATTCAACTCTTCAACATGGCTCTGCTTCTATGTGTAAGGCAGAGACAGAACAAGCCACTCCCACCTGTAAACCAGAGGTGGATCACTTACCAAACCCTGACATATGCCACAGTTCCAGTGCAAGCAACAATCTGATCACCACCCCTATAGAGGCTGAGAGGAAGTATACATTGAGGAGTTCTGGTCGACCAAGATTTCCTTGCCACCTTCGCAAGTCGTCCCGTTTGCGTAGAGCCACAGAAGATAATGTAGTGAAAAGGGAAGAAGAAcaaaaagaggaggaggataTGAACATCTGGAGAGGAGATGAGATTACACCAAAGGAAGAGGCTTTTCCTGAAGTTGTTCTAGGTGCCCCATCCCTTGAAGTTTTACCAGTATCAACTAAATTGTCCAGTGTGGTGCCAAACCATAGCGTTAGTATGCCATTTGGAAATGAAGGCAGCACTGTGACTCACCACTCAATGAGAGGTAAACGACGAGGTCGTTTTTTGGGTGTGAGGAAGATAGTGGTGAAAATAGCCAGAATCCCTGTGCACCTCAGTCGTCGGCAGAAAAGCTACAAGATCTCCTCCCTAGATCCTGTGGGGGTGGGGACATGTGGGGAAGGGGGTACTAAGGTAGAAGGTCCAGAAGGGGGGTCTAGTAGTGAGACATGTGCCCCTATTCCAAAGGAACCCACTGCTCTTCTCCGCATGAAAAACAATGGGAAGAGTGTCATGGTCATGTTTCCCCCAGGAGAGCTACCTGTCATCCTGAAACGGCGTAGAGGACGGCCCCCTAAACAGGCCTTACCCGGGCAGCCTGACCTGCGTGAGACTAGAGCTGGGGCAGCAAATGCTGCAGAGCCCAAGAAACAACGTCGACGACGACGAGTAAAACTGCCGTCTCCACTGCCCTCGTATGTTAATGACACCAATGACGTTAAAGTAGAATATGCAGATGTTCTCTCCAAACTGGCTTTCCTGAACAGacagccccccagcactggccGCTGCTCCCCACCACGTTGCTGGACTCCAACTGAACCTGAAACTTTTCATACATCTCCAGAGAACCCAAACCTGTCCACTCTACTGCACCGCCTTACAGGGTTCCGCAGACGAGGGGGTCGAGCAGGTTGTatgggagggaggggaggggctGCAGCTGGCTGCTCTGAGGCTTTTAAGAGGTCATTTAGTGACTTCTTTGAGACAATTGGCAAAAAGCGAAAAGTACCCTTATCTGAAACAGGTACTCCACGGAAGAGGGGGAAAGGGGTCAGTAGTGGAATTGGTAGGGCAGCTATGACTGAGCAAGGTACACCTGTGCCTGGGGAAAAGATTCGAAAACGCCGTTCACGAAAGAACGGGGCATTTAAAGGGGGTCAGGGTGCCCAGGACCAAGACTGGCAAAATGGAAATAGTGGGTGGGGGGAGAAAGGTGACACAGACACTCCTGAAAGAGCAGGCAGTTACCAGGGTTCTTGCTCTCCCCGTGGAAACTTTCCATCTTCTGAGACTGGAAAAATGGGAGTGTATCACAGCCCAGCAATGAGAGGGGCTGGCAGTGGAGAGGAGTCTCAGGGAATGTTTGCAGGATACTTTCGTTCTTTACTTGATTCAGATGACTCTTCAGATTTGCTAGACATTTCCATGTCTAGCCCTACAGGACAACAAGATGCTCGTAAACTGACTCCAGGATATGAGGGCAGCAGCCCAGGTGCAGCCCAGCGCTGGTCCCCTGCTTTCCCTAAGAGAAGCCCTAAAGGAGCTGCCTGTGCTGGGGAGGGGGCAGCACTTTCATCACCCCAATCTCAGAGCAACTCTGCAACCAGGCCCCCATATTCATACAGTGTTTCTCAAACATCTCCCACTACTTCCTTCCCAAAATCTCCTGCTCTTTCACTTTCCCGGTCCCCTAGTTCTCCGCATCCTTCTTCTGGTGGTTTTTCACAATACTCTTCCCCTTATAGTGGAAATGTCACACAGG
Encoded here:
- the ahdc1 gene encoding AT-hook DNA-binding motif-containing protein 1, which gives rise to MSRLSGRLRSGGVRLACETPVEEDCSESEGSWMGDVAPGVTSAGPIDSGQATSLHYGFYSPPSLANGLRNHDDQFQRRARRRRQMDHVEQIHTHEQVHIQQHTQMHTHQQTHLLEQNTRMGHSNTHLQSHTHIQLDDHMQTNTDVLMHKHTRTEMDRCIDSSSSVMEQDTSLVPEDLSVTHKTEKYTPSARSTYPLQTSQPTQTYSTLQHGSASMCKAETEQATPTCKPEVDHLPNPDICHSSSASNNLITTPIEAERKYTLRSSGRPRFPCHLRKSSRLRRATEDNVVKREEEQKEEEDMNIWRGDEITPKEEAFPEVVLGAPSLEVLPVSTKLSSVVPNHSVSMPFGNEGSTVTHHSMRGKRRGRFLGVRKIVVKIARIPVHLSRRQKSYKISSLDPVGVGTCGEGGTKVEGPEGGSSSETCAPIPKEPTALLRMKNNGKSVMVMFPPGELPVILKRRRGRPPKQALPGQPDLRETRAGAANAAEPKKQRRRRRVKLPSPLPSYVNDTNDVKVEYADVLSKLAFLNRQPPSTGRCSPPRCWTPTEPETFHTSPENPNLSTLLHRLTGFRRRGGRAGCMGGRGGAAAGCSEAFKRSFSDFFETIGKKRKVPLSETGTPRKRGKGVSSGIGRAAMTEQGTPVPGEKIRKRRSRKNGAFKGGQGAQDQDWQNGNSGWGEKGDTDTPERAGSYQGSCSPRGNFPSSETGKMGVYHSPAMRGAGSGEESQGMFAGYFRSLLDSDDSSDLLDISMSSPTGQQDARKLTPGYEGSSPGAAQRWSPAFPKRSPKGAACAGEGAALSSPQSQSNSATRPPYSYSVSQTSPTTSFPKSPALSLSRSPSSPHPSSGGFSQYSSPYSGNVTQGSSICPVPQQQHRPSDCSFTYGTKASPAPSTQRQINYSSYQSPVKRHYSGYPGPTQPQMQQIESAGPSSPAGSYMSISKTSPFSSSSSPPESCRQYQSSAPWGYRQGGSIWGGDGFGTQQFHGYSEYGVGGSESKDILDISNYTPQKAKQRPCPETLSESSSDSSHTGMGNIGGPYCSRDVPVPEGQSSLSSLEKLMLDWNENSAGPSYNWSQNVLFQGGTKSGRGRRKRSEQQSEREPCPMPPGSPASPSMQGGGPKRSATSGRQPRGGRGRGGFSPCQRERPAPPKAKPQKPAATAVAGQMTSTGALYQDTLDYYSGDSSSLSPLSHAPEPCEYPSPYSAHTSTPSSDERFAQIYPSDSASLSPSLSNQSDMLKQYPKTGPPSQTYGHAARTFSPTLSPSPRLLPQCGSAMSPHRVSTKEQFPQYDSPSYSGSPCWYGQGGSVANSPHSYEEQRSTTIAMPSHKRDTSLMGPGMRVPSHSPYPPPVHRGPTMSSACVSGTLESSPQHEELGYHGNMDNYAPLGHRYVSQSARGGVLCQLLDQSSDEGFTVTSL